One Megalopta genalis isolate 19385.01 chromosome 5, iyMegGena1_principal, whole genome shotgun sequence DNA window includes the following coding sequences:
- the LOC117221859 gene encoding piggyBac transposable element-derived protein 4, with translation MTHRCNENETQRELVYDDLSDGPNNACDENEFSDSSDILELSDVIRHRKNLSKKYNISSESEDSDVETDEPIIEEWTNEDTFPDLEPFEIICGPTSLQRNCSVKEAVDCIFGNEFFQIISEETNRYYLQNVHKYKAIHKQGKWRNVSCSEIKTLFGIFILMGQIRKDNIKEYWSVDPYLATPIFSKLISRNRFDQVMRYLHFNDNTKMNENSDRLYKIQPVYNYLLEKFKTVYTPHQNLSLDEAMIPWRGKLKFKTYNPRKLTKYEILVRVLSESQTGYICNIEIYFGQGKKLQDTVTTILTPYFGYWHHLYMDNHYNTLNIAEFLLQNKIRICGTIRANRLPKCLKTKSLELQKGESIFKRKGDILLQIWKDKREVRMISTIHKFEMVECTGKYKTIQKPKCIADYNLNMNGVDLADQYLSYYSILRKTIKWPKKIVLYLVNCGLFNAFKIYNSCNNEKMKYKDFLLAVMKLWTTEEKSTDTFIDVGQSVSNTTNHLRVDPPCRLSGNMKQHILEPIRSKGKKKFPTKQCKVCSCNGKRSETRYCCQLCQTALHKGVCFTKYHTLNQYSNLYNK, from the coding sequence ATGACACATAGATGTAATGAAAACGAAACTCAAAGAGAATTGGTATATGATGATTTATCTGATGGACCAAACAACGCATGCGACGAAAATGAATTCAGTGATAGCAGCGATATTCTTGAATTAAGTGATGTGATTAGACATAGAAAAAATCTGAGTAAAAAGTATAATATTTCAAGCGAAAGTGAAGATTCGGATGTGGAGACTGATGAGCCTATAATtgaagaatggacaaatgaggaTACTTTTCCAGATCTGGAACCTTTTGAAATAATTTGTGGTCCAACATCATTACAAAGAAATTGCAGCGTGAAAGAAGCTGTTGATTGTATATTTGGCAACGAATTTTTCCAAATTATTTCTGAAGAAACAAATCGCTATTACTTACAAAACGTACATAAATATAAGGCTATTCATAAACAAGGAAAATGGAGAAATGTCTCATGTTCCGAAATAAAAACTTTGTTCGGAATATTTATTTTGATGGGACAAATACGAAAGGATAACATAAAAGAATACTGGTCCGTGGATCCATATTTGGCAACAcctattttttcaaaattaataagTAGGAACAGATTTGATCAGGTTATGAGGTATTTACATTTTAACGATAACACGAAAATGAATGAAAATAGTGATAGGCTCTACAAAATACAACCTGTTTACAATTATCTACTAGAAAAATTTAAAACCGTTTATACTCCTCATCAGAACCTATCGCTAGATGAAGCCATGATCCCTTGGCgtggaaaattaaaatttaaaacgTACAATCCACGTAAACTTACTAAATATGAAATACTTGTACGAGTATTATCGGAGAGTCAGACgggatatatatgtaatatagaaaTTTATTTTGGACAAGGCAAAAAACTGCAAGACACGGTAACAACGATTCTTACACCGTATTTCGGATATTGGCACCATCTTTATATGGATAATCATTATAATACTTTGAACATTGccgaatttttattacaaaataaaatccGAATATGTGGCACAATACGCGCCAATAGATTGCCAAAATGTTTAAAAACAAAATCGTTAGAACTACAAAAAGGGGAGAGTATTTTCAAACGGAAAGGTGATATTTTGTTGCAAATTTGGAAAGATAAGAGAGAGGTTCGAATGATTTCGACAATTCATAAATTTGAAATGGTTGAATGCACTGGAAAATATAAAACTATACAAAAACCGAAATGCATTGCAGATTATAATTTGAACATGAACGGTGTCGATCTTGCAGATCAATATCTATCATATTACTCAATATTGAGAAAAACAATTAAGTGGCCTAAAAAGATAGTATTATATCTCGTCAACTGCGGCCTGTTCAATGCATTCAAGATTTATAATTCGTGtaataatgaaaaaatgaaatataaagatTTTCTACTTGCTGTGATGAAATTGTGGACGACGGAAGAAAAATCAACGGATACATTTATCGATGTAGGACAAAGTGTTTCAAATACAACAAATCACCTACGTGTCGACCCGCCATGTAGACTCTCTGGTAATATGAAACAGCATATACTGGAACCAATACGGAGTAAAGGCAAGAAGAAGTTCCCAACCAAACAATGTAAAGTGTGTTCGTGCAATGGAAAAAGGAGCGAAACAAGATACTGTTGCCAATTGTGCCAAACAGCATTGCACAAAGGAGTATGCTTTACCAAATATCAcactctaaatcaatattcaaatttgtataataaataa